One Phoenix dactylifera cultivar Barhee BC4 unplaced genomic scaffold, palm_55x_up_171113_PBpolish2nd_filt_p 000085F, whole genome shotgun sequence DNA segment encodes these proteins:
- the LOC103706215 gene encoding cysteine-rich repeat secretory protein 55-like, translating to MTTTQKLLHLLYFFTFLFLLPLSSNCTDPLGNFCNNSNNITNGQTSANINQVVAELLANASVSGFATASYGSKNDQVFGLAQCRGDVSADGCKSCLADAAERLPKLCPKQADARIWFDYCFLRYDTKDFFGELDTGFGIFYWNVENVTEPERFDAELGKLMDGVRKQAVAPGSRGLGKGESQFSDFVTIYALVQCTDDLSRLSCAQCLAIAEANFPNFCLHRKGCRVLYSSCYVRYELYPFFFPLDSSKSMVGTSAMTVVYP from the coding sequence ATGACAACCACCCAAAAGCTTCTCCACCTTCTCtacttcttcaccttcctcttcctcctgccTCTATCCTCCAACTGCACAGACCCTCTTGGCAACTTCTGCAACAATAGCAACAACATCACCAACGGCCAAACGTCCGCCAACATCAACCAAGTCGTCGCTGAATTACTCGCAAACGCTTCTGTCAGCGGCTTTGCGACAGCATCCTACGGCTCGAAGAACGACCAAGTCTTCGGGCTTGCTCAATGCCGAGGCGATGTGAGCGCCGATGGCTGCAAGTCCTGCCTGGCTGACGCGGCTGAGCGGCTGCCTAAGCTGTGTCCGAAGCAGGCTGACGCCAGGATATGGTTTGATTACTGCTTTCTACGTTATGACACCAAAGACTTCTTCGGAGAATTGGACACCGGGTTTGGGATATTTTACTGGAACGTCGAGAATGTTACTGAGCCGGAGAGATTCGATGCCGAGCTGGGGAAGCTGATGGACGGGGTGAGGAAGCAGGCCGTGGCGCCGGGGAGTCGGGGACTAGGGAAGGGAGAGTCCCAGTTCTCAGATTTTGTGACCATCTATGCATTGGTTCAGTGTACCGACGACTTGTCCCGGCTCTCCTGCGCACAGTGCCTGGCGATCGCCGAGGCCAACTTTCCAAATTTCTGCCTCCATAGGAAAGGCTGCCGAGTGCTTTATAGCAGCTGCTACGTTCGATACGAGCTTtatcctttcttctttcctcttgaTTCGAGCAAGAGTATGGTAGGTACGTCCGCAATGACTGTCGTGTATCCCTGA